The Streptomyces sp. NBC_00775 genome includes the window TGCGCCGCGCCTCCACCCAGGTGCGGACGGCGGACCCGGAGGACGCTCTCATCTCCCCCATCACGCCTTCCTCTTGAAGGGATCGAGCGGCGAAGTGAACGACGCCGTCAGGTGGGTCGGGATGTCCAGGCCCAGCATGGCCAGACCCCGTACCTCACAGCTCACCTCGACCGTGAAGAGCTCGGCATTCGCCCAGCCGGCGCTGGTCTTGGTCACGGTCACCGGACCGGAGCAGACGTCCGACAGGTCGGCGTCGGCCGCCTTGCGGGCCTCCGACATCGCGACGCCCTCTTCCTTCTGGATCGAACCGGCGCGTGCGGCGTCGCGCGCGGCGCCGTCCAACGCCCCGCGTCCGTCCACCATTTGCCCGAAGGCCACCAGCACGAGGATGAAGAGGATCATCACCGGAGCGAGGATCACCACCTCGATCGTCGACAGCCCGCGGTCGCTGTCGCTGTCACGGGAAATCCGGTCCCGTACGAGGGAGAGCAGACTCGTCATCAGTTCTGCTCCTCCTTCACGAACCTCTCCACGGGCCCGGACGACTGCGCGTGCACCGTGAAGTCCAGCCCCGGAAAGACCGTAGGTACCTTCGCCGTGATCTCCACCCCGACCGTGGTCTGCTCCGGCTGGAGCATCGTCACGTGAGGGGACAGGACGAGCTGCGGGCCGAGCTGGCGGATGTAGCTGTCGACCACGTCACGCGCCTCGCCGCGCCACGCTCCGGGCTGCTCGTCGGCCATGGCCCGGGCCTTGCGGGCGCCCGCCTGGGCCGCCGCCTGGGCGACGTGGTCCGCGAAGAAGTACAGCGCGAACTGCACCGTCGCGAAGATCATGAAGAAGAGCACCGGCGTGAGCAGCACGAACTCGATCGCGGTCATGCCGGAGTCACCGCGGGTGGAGGCGGCCTCTTTGGCGGCCTCCACCCGGCGGCGCAACCAGGCCGGGGCCCAACTCTTCATGGGATTCACAGTTCCAGTGAGTTCACGGTGGCGAGAGGCCAGGACTACTTGCAGGTTCCGCTCTGGTTGGCGCCCGCGATGCAGTCCTTGACGTTGTTCGCGCCGTCACTCAGCGCGGTGTTGATGATCGCAGCCACCACACCGACGATCGCCACGACGACCGCGGAGATGATGACCCACTCCACCGCGGACGCACCGCGGTCGAGCTCGCCGGAGCGGGCGCGCTGCACCCGGCCCTGGAGGAAGGTGATCAGGAAGTCCACCCCCGGGATCCCGGTGCTGAAGTTCCGTCCGTTCATGGTGTGTTGTCCTCTCGAAAAGAAATAATGGTCGACGTCAGACCTGGAACACGCGCATCGCGGCGGGGAAGATCAGGAAGACCAGGAAGCCTGCACAGAGCAGCAGCTGCGCGACCAGCATCGACTGCGACTTCTCGCCCGCGCTGCCCTCGATCTCAGAGAGTTCGCGGTGTCGCATTGTCTCGGCGCGCGAGGCGAGCGACTCGCGCACCTTCGCGCCGTCGTCCGCGACGAGCGCCAGTGAGGCGGAAAGATCCTTGAGCTCCTCGACGCCCAGCTCCTCGCCGAGCGAACCGAGGGCCTGCCACTGGCTGATGCCGGTGATCCGGGCGTCGGAGAGCGCGTTGCGAATGCGCTGCGTAGCCCAGCCGTCGGAGATCTCGGCGGCGGCCATCAGCGCCTCAGGGAGACCTCGACCGCCCGCCAGGCTCATCGACACCAGGTCCAGATACGCACCGATCACGCGCCGCAGGTCGCGCCGCTTGTCCGCCGCGTCGCGCCGTACCTCCACATCCGGGAGGAGGAAGAACACGGCCGCGAAGAGCAGTGCCAACCAGACGGGGATGATCGGGCTGCTGCCGAAGCCGAGGGTCCAGACGACGGCGAACAGGAGCGGGCCGAAGAAGACACCCGCCGCGGCCAGCAGGACCTTCGTCGCGAGGAACTTCTCCCAACTCCGGTCCAGGACCGCCAGGTCGGCACGGAGCGAGCGCTGTTCCCAGCCCTGCTGCATGTACAACTCGGCGATCCGTCGGCCCACTTGGGCCCGAAGGCTCCCAATCCGCCCGGTGTCCGTGTCCTTGCTGTGGTGCGCGGACTCGTACGCCGCTCCCCGCGCCCGCATCGCGTCGATGCGCGCGACCTGAGCGACCGCACTGCGCTTCGACGGCATGAGGGCGCGTACGAGAGCGTAGAACCCAAGCCCCAGGACGGCGCCGATCACGATCGGCATGGTCAGGTTCATCGACGTACCCCCTCATCCGGCAGGGACTGGGCAGGCGTACCAGGCGTACGGGGACGTACGAACTGGACCGACGACTCGTCCCGCACCAGGAACCGTTCCGGCGTCTCGATGGTGGACAGCTTGCGCAGCCACAGGAAGCCGAGTGCAAACAGGCCGCAGACACCGGCGAGTACGACCTGTCCGACCGCCGTGCTGTACGGCTCGACGAAGTCGCGGTTGAAGATCGACAGGCCGAGGACGAAGGCGATGGTCACCGCGATGACGATCTGGACCGAGCGGCGGGTCGAGGCACGCTGCGCCATGACCCGCTGCCGCATGTCGACTTCCTCGCGCGCCGACTTGGCCAGCGCGCCCAGTACCTGCCGCAAACCGGGGCCGCGCAGCCGCGCGTTGAGGATGAGCGCGGCGACGATGATGTCCGCGGAGGCGTCGTTGATCTCGTCGGCCAGGTGCTGCAAGGCCTCGGGCAGTGGCGTACGGGAGCGCAGCCGGTCCACCAGCGCGTCGAGATGCGGCCGCAGTACGGGAGCGGAGGCGCGCGCCGAGGCGGGGATGGCCTGCTCCAGACCGACCGCGCCCGCAATCGTGTCGCGCAGCGACTCGGTCCAGGAGGCCAGGGCTTCCACGCGCCGCATGGCGGCCCGCTCCTCCGAGGCGCCGCCGAAGAGCTTGTCCCAGAAGAAGACGAGGATCCCGGCCGCGATACCGGCAACGGCCCAGCGGGTGAGCAGCAGGACGACGAGACCGGCGATGGCGGCGATCGAGCCGCGCTGCCCGGCGAACCGGATCAGCTCTCCGGCTCGTTCGTTCGCCTTCTGCTTCTCGTGCTCGGGCTTGGCGGGCAGTCCGCGTACGGCGACGGCGAACAGCGCGAGGCCCCCGCCGACGGCGACACCGGACGCGAGCGCGAACAGGACGGTCGTGGAGAACAGCCCGCCCATGGAACCGAGCGAGTCGAGAGCCGCGAGGGAGTTCATCTCTTGAGTCATGATCATCCCCAATGCCCGCCGCCGGGCAGCCGGTAGCCCTGCGCGACGAGGTCGTCGAGGCAGGCGATGGGCGCGTGCGGGACGATCCGGCCGTCCGGAGCCTCGGCGAACACCTCGCTGGACAGCACGCGTCCGTCGACGCCGTTGACCTCACGGACGGAGGTGACCATGCGCTGCAGGCGGCCGCCCGTCTCGTAGTTGTTGCGCCGCTGGATGAAGACGACGAAGTTCACCGCGCCCGCGATGAGCATCTGGCTGGCCTCGATGGGCAGCCGCTCGGTCGCCTGGAGCGCGTACGTGGAAATACGGTTGAAGACCTCGCTGGAGCTGTTCGCGTGGATCGTGGACAGCGAGCCGTCGTTGCCCTGCGACATCGCGTTGAGCATGGTCACGATCTCGTCGCCGAGCACCTCACCGACGATGACGCGGGAGGGGTTCATGCGAAGGGACCGGCGCACCAACTCGGCCATGGAGATGGTGCCTTGGCCTTCGGAGTTGGGCAGCCGCTCCTCGAAGGCCACCACATTCGGGTGGAGGTCGGCGAAGGTGTCGAGCCCGAGCTCCAGGGCGCGTTCGACGGTGATGAGGCGCTCCTGCGGCGGGATCTCGTTGGCGAGGGCGCGCAGGAGGGTCGTCTTACCGGCGTTGGTGGCACCCGCGATCATGATGTTCTTGCGCGCCCGTACGGCACAGGCGAGGAAGTGCGCGACCTCGGGCGAGATCGTCCCGTTGCCCACCAGGTCGGAGACGAAGACCTTGCCCATGCGTGCACGACGGATGGACAGCGCGGGCCTGCGTGTCACATCCATGACGGCGGAGAGGCGGGACCCGTCCGGCAGCCGCAGGTCGAGCTGCGGGTTCGCGGAGTCGAAGGGCCGGGAGGAGAGACCGGAGTACGCACCCAGGATCTGGATCAGCTCGACGAGCTCTTCGTCGGTCTCGGCGACGGGATCGCCCTTCTCCTCCCGCCCGTCCGCATACCCGATGAAGACCTGGTCGTACCCGTTGATGTCGATGTTCT containing:
- a CDS encoding TadE/TadG family type IV pilus assembly protein, which produces MTSLLSLVRDRISRDSDSDRGLSTIEVVILAPVMILFILVLVAFGQMVDGRGALDGAARDAARAGSIQKEEGVAMSEARKAADADLSDVCSGPVTVTKTSAGWANAELFTVEVSCEVRGLAMLGLDIPTHLTASFTSPLDPFKRKA
- a CDS encoding TadE family protein, which encodes MKSWAPAWLRRRVEAAKEAASTRGDSGMTAIEFVLLTPVLFFMIFATVQFALYFFADHVAQAAAQAGARKARAMADEQPGAWRGEARDVVDSYIRQLGPQLVLSPHVTMLQPEQTTVGVEITAKVPTVFPGLDFTVHAQSSGPVERFVKEEQN
- a CDS encoding type II secretion system F family protein, with product MNLTMPIVIGAVLGLGFYALVRALMPSKRSAVAQVARIDAMRARGAAYESAHHSKDTDTGRIGSLRAQVGRRIAELYMQQGWEQRSLRADLAVLDRSWEKFLATKVLLAAAGVFFGPLLFAVVWTLGFGSSPIIPVWLALLFAAVFFLLPDVEVRRDAADKRRDLRRVIGAYLDLVSMSLAGGRGLPEALMAAAEISDGWATQRIRNALSDARITGISQWQALGSLGEELGVEELKDLSASLALVADDGAKVRESLASRAETMRHRELSEIEGSAGEKSQSMLVAQLLLCAGFLVFLIFPAAMRVFQV
- a CDS encoding type II secretion system F family protein is translated as MGGLFSTTVLFALASGVAVGGGLALFAVAVRGLPAKPEHEKQKANERAGELIRFAGQRGSIAAIAGLVVLLLTRWAVAGIAAGILVFFWDKLFGGASEERAAMRRVEALASWTESLRDTIAGAVGLEQAIPASARASAPVLRPHLDALVDRLRSRTPLPEALQHLADEINDASADIIVAALILNARLRGPGLRQVLGALAKSAREEVDMRQRVMAQRASTRRSVQIVIAVTIAFVLGLSIFNRDFVEPYSTAVGQVVLAGVCGLFALGFLWLRKLSTIETPERFLVRDESSVQFVRPRTPGTPAQSLPDEGVRR
- a CDS encoding CpaF family protein; amino-acid sequence: MTAVDHQLVKRFRQDAGDRIAEQRREDQVRNVTPMSNEDERHYARAVIAQILEDYARTEINLGRTPLDAETEEQYAAAVHAALFGVGRLQPLLDNPEVENIDINGYDQVFIGYADGREEKGDPVAETDEELVELIQILGAYSGLSSRPFDSANPQLDLRLPDGSRLSAVMDVTRRPALSIRRARMGKVFVSDLVGNGTISPEVAHFLACAVRARKNIMIAGATNAGKTTLLRALANEIPPQERLITVERALELGLDTFADLHPNVVAFEERLPNSEGQGTISMAELVRRSLRMNPSRVIVGEVLGDEIVTMLNAMSQGNDGSLSTIHANSSSEVFNRISTYALQATERLPIEASQMLIAGAVNFVVFIQRRNNYETGGRLQRMVTSVREVNGVDGRVLSSEVFAEAPDGRIVPHAPIACLDDLVAQGYRLPGGGHWG